A genomic stretch from Thermonema lapsum includes:
- a CDS encoding HD domain-containing protein: MPQKSYKIINDPVHGFIRISHPLVFRIIEHPYFQRLRRIKQLGLTEYVYPGALHTRFHHALGAYHLMGIALDTLRSKGVPIHDEEALACQIAILLHDVGHGPFSHALEYTILEGVHHEQLSLLIMQKLNEQFHNALELAIRIFCNEYERPFFHQLVSSQLDMDRLDYLQRDCYFTGVQEGTIGAARLLKMIDVVNDELVVEEKGIYSIENFLTARRVMYWQVYLHKTTIATEQMIVQIMRRAKELTQAGQALPCTPALAFFLRHPVQQNNFYENEAALEAFTSLDDYDIWAAIKQWTTYPDYVLSELSRRLLERRLFKVKLSPEKLPAHWVEEKKKEVLAHLPNAKLLPYFFIEGSTENTAYQTRGGSIRVLRKNGKLTDIAEASDLPNIKALKKMVKKYYVCWAKYN; this comes from the coding sequence ATGCCACAAAAGTCATACAAAATCATCAATGACCCGGTGCATGGCTTCATACGCATCAGCCACCCACTGGTTTTTCGCATCATAGAACACCCTTATTTTCAGCGCCTTCGTCGAATAAAGCAATTAGGGTTGACCGAATATGTATATCCGGGCGCTTTGCATACCCGTTTTCACCACGCTTTGGGCGCCTACCACCTCATGGGCATTGCCTTGGATACCCTGCGCTCCAAGGGGGTGCCTATCCACGACGAAGAAGCGCTCGCCTGCCAAATCGCCATTTTGTTGCATGACGTGGGGCACGGTCCTTTCTCACATGCCCTCGAGTACACCATCTTAGAGGGGGTACACCATGAACAATTATCATTGCTCATCATGCAAAAGCTCAACGAGCAGTTTCATAATGCCCTTGAGTTGGCTATTCGCATTTTTTGCAACGAGTATGAGCGCCCCTTCTTTCACCAACTCGTGAGCAGCCAATTGGATATGGACCGCCTCGACTACCTGCAACGCGACTGTTACTTCACCGGTGTGCAAGAGGGTACCATCGGTGCCGCCCGTCTGCTTAAAATGATTGATGTGGTGAACGACGAATTGGTCGTAGAAGAAAAAGGTATCTATAGCATAGAAAACTTCTTAACCGCACGGCGCGTCATGTATTGGCAAGTATATCTGCACAAAACCACCATAGCCACCGAACAAATGATTGTGCAAATCATGCGGCGCGCCAAAGAACTCACACAGGCGGGGCAAGCCCTGCCCTGCACCCCGGCACTTGCTTTCTTTTTGAGGCATCCCGTGCAACAAAACAATTTCTATGAGAACGAAGCAGCCCTCGAGGCTTTCACCTCCCTTGACGACTACGACATATGGGCTGCCATCAAACAATGGACTACTTACCCAGACTACGTGCTTTCTGAGCTCAGCCGCCGTCTGCTCGAACGGCGTCTTTTCAAAGTAAAACTAAGCCCTGAAAAACTACCTGCCCACTGGGTAGAAGAAAAGAAAAAAGAAGTGTTGGCTCACTTGCCCAACGCAAAGCTACTCCCCTATTTCTTTATTGAAGGCTCTACCGAAAATACCGCCTATCAAACCCGGGGCGGGTCGATACGCGTACTCCGTAAAAACGGAAAGCTCACAGACATAGCCGAAGCATCGGACCTACCCAATATCAAGGCACTCAAAAAAATGGTAAAAAAGTATTATGTTTGCTGGGCAAAATACAACTAA
- the porX gene encoding T9SS response regulator signal transducer PorX, producing MQQYKILWADDEIDLLKPHILFLKQKGYEVVPVNSGTDALERIREEAFDIVFLDENMPGLTGLETLVEIKELKPDLPVVMITKAEEESLMEEAIGAKIADYLIKPLNSSQILLAVKKILENRRIVSEKVNLAYQQDFRNISMAYMDRLDYNEWAELYKKLVYWEIEIENTEEQSMEEVLESQKAEANTNFVKFIKENYEDWLNKPDIERPLLSHQLMQKKVFPLLKKMGENDTLFFVLIDNLRYDQWRVLAQEISRYFYIVEEITYYSILPTTTAYARNAIFSGMLPDDMAKFYAKWWVEDTDEEGKNLYEEEFLRNQLDRFGFRHIRMSYHKVLTNAQGRSVNEQFVQMKNNHFNVIVYNFVDMLSHARTDVEMIRELASDEAAYRALTHTWFIHSPLFELLKKIAEHKLPCIVTTDHGTIRVRRPFRIVGDREVNTNLRYKHGKNLSFKDDGKVLETRKPERFHLPKQHVSTSYVFATEDYFFVYPNNYNYYVSFFKDTFQHGGISLEEMIVPFVYLEPK from the coding sequence ATGCAGCAATACAAAATCCTATGGGCAGACGACGAAATAGATTTGTTGAAACCGCACATATTGTTTCTCAAGCAGAAAGGCTACGAGGTGGTGCCGGTCAATAGTGGCACCGATGCTTTGGAGCGTATCCGTGAAGAGGCATTCGATATTGTATTTTTAGATGAGAACATGCCTGGCTTGACGGGGCTCGAAACGCTCGTGGAAATTAAAGAGCTCAAACCAGACCTGCCTGTGGTGATGATTACCAAGGCAGAAGAAGAGTCCTTAATGGAAGAAGCCATTGGTGCCAAGATAGCCGACTATCTAATTAAGCCACTGAATTCCAGCCAGATTTTACTGGCTGTGAAAAAAATACTTGAAAACCGGCGCATCGTCAGCGAAAAGGTCAATTTGGCATATCAGCAGGATTTTCGCAACATCAGCATGGCATATATGGACCGCTTAGACTATAACGAATGGGCAGAGCTTTACAAGAAGTTGGTGTATTGGGAAATAGAGATTGAAAATACTGAGGAGCAAAGCATGGAGGAAGTGCTCGAAAGTCAAAAGGCGGAAGCCAATACCAATTTTGTGAAATTCATCAAAGAGAACTATGAAGACTGGCTCAACAAGCCGGACATCGAGCGTCCCTTGCTTTCTCATCAATTGATGCAAAAGAAAGTGTTTCCGTTACTGAAGAAAATGGGAGAAAACGACACGCTTTTTTTCGTGCTGATAGACAATTTGCGCTATGACCAATGGCGGGTGTTGGCGCAGGAAATAAGCCGCTATTTCTACATTGTGGAAGAGATTACTTATTACTCGATACTGCCTACTACCACGGCTTATGCCCGTAACGCCATATTTTCGGGTATGCTGCCCGATGACATGGCGAAGTTTTATGCCAAGTGGTGGGTAGAAGATACTGACGAAGAAGGGAAGAATTTGTATGAGGAAGAGTTTTTGCGTAACCAACTGGACCGTTTTGGCTTTCGCCACATCCGCATGAGCTATCACAAAGTACTGACCAATGCACAGGGGCGTTCAGTGAATGAGCAATTTGTCCAGATGAAAAACAACCACTTCAATGTCATTGTCTATAATTTTGTGGACATGCTGTCACATGCTCGCACCGATGTGGAGATGATTCGCGAGCTGGCATCCGACGAAGCCGCCTACCGGGCACTTACCCATACATGGTTTATTCATTCGCCCCTTTTTGAGCTGCTGAAAAAAATAGCGGAACATAAATTGCCTTGTATTGTTACCACCGACCATGGAACCATCCGAGTGCGACGACCTTTCCGTATTGTGGGCGACCGTGAAGTAAATACTAATCTGCGCTATAAGCACGGCAAAAATCTCAGCTTTAAAGACGATGGCAAAGTGCTGGAAACCCGCAAGCCCGAACGCTTTCATCTGCCCAAACAGCATGTATCGACTAGCTACGTATTTGCCACCGAAGATTACTTCTTTGTGTATCCGAACAATTACAATTATTACGTCAGTTTCTTTAAAGATACCTTTCAACATGGAGGCATTTCTCTGGAAGAAATGATAGTGCCATTTGTGTATTTGGAACCTAAGTAA
- a CDS encoding lysophospholipid acyltransferase family protein, with protein MKKTPLNLIAGLIYAPFMGLILLLFHPVNVLATYMGYRMQMRAIHAMMWSLMNSLLILGIRFKVNGKELLEQLPDDRPLILVSNHQSIFDIPAIGWVFRKKHHAKFISKKSLMYNIPSVSWHLRHGKHVCIDRKDKESSLEAIKSFAEVIRREKLAACIFAEGTRARDGKLKPFKTAGFEQLVASIPKAIVVPIALENFWKLTYHKLLYMPIGITVRLHLLGAYEISAFDSPKALLQRCEEDIRRCLRQQAVA; from the coding sequence ATGAAAAAAACACCCTTAAATCTGATTGCCGGTCTAATTTATGCGCCCTTTATGGGCTTGATATTGCTGTTGTTCCATCCTGTGAATGTATTGGCTACTTACATGGGTTACCGCATGCAGATGCGCGCCATTCATGCCATGATGTGGAGTCTGATGAACTCTTTGTTGATATTGGGCATTCGCTTCAAAGTGAATGGAAAAGAGCTACTCGAGCAGTTACCCGATGACCGCCCCTTGATATTGGTAAGCAATCATCAAAGCATTTTTGATATTCCGGCTATAGGCTGGGTGTTTCGTAAAAAACACCACGCCAAGTTTATTTCCAAAAAGAGTTTGATGTACAACATACCGAGTGTATCGTGGCATTTGCGTCATGGCAAACACGTATGCATCGACAGGAAAGATAAAGAGTCTTCTTTGGAAGCCATCAAGTCATTTGCCGAGGTGATACGTCGGGAGAAACTGGCAGCGTGTATTTTTGCCGAAGGTACCCGTGCACGCGATGGTAAGCTGAAGCCTTTCAAAACAGCAGGCTTCGAGCAGTTAGTGGCTTCCATACCCAAAGCAATTGTAGTGCCCATTGCTTTGGAGAATTTCTGGAAGCTCACCTACCATAAATTGTTGTACATGCCCATAGGCATTACGGTTCGTTTGCACTTGTTAGGCGCTTATGAGATAAGTGCCTTCGACAGTCCCAAAGCGCTACTTCAACGTTGTGAGGAGGATATCCGGCGATGCTTGAGGCAGCAGGCAGTAGCCTAG
- a CDS encoding CHAT domain-containing tetratricopeptide repeat protein, translating to MKAKLSTLFFILALPCLLQAQIDWHKAKEKIKKGVEKVSDQSMEDIIAEGVFGKKRAKYDSLNFSFAIAVADQTGFYEEKDLFYDLGIDKLAVNALFGNNNAQSQRTPQQEFEEAVNLAEILLASNKYKWAEERLLYAEKNMPSNTKATQKARLYNDLGLLYTTLGDYSAAERYFDKALATITRELSKEHYLYYATQNNYAILRFHQAYYPEALSLIEDIEQKLLQSSRQQMPQAIVLNNHAYMLHTLGLHKEAQELYAKALRIAEENTREKNTNYQRILINLAMLYQETGRLNDAAILYENAIKIKEKQGKKRHPDYAHLLTLYAALQLQLDNIANVKKLLTEALDIYERKFGKEHPAYATALEQLGCFQLFYGDKQEAIASLNEVLNIREKTQGKQHPAYNQTKEWLAIAYWKNGMTDKAASIYEEVIGWNADFIGKFFNSMSTIERERYWQQMRPTYLRFFNFAFEQKSPELLRKAYEAWVSTKGILLRTSESIRTRIAKTQDPDLLNLYDEWTQKKERLAYYYTLSKSELKEQKIDIEALEKDVVNIERKLSSRSQAFEEIQMKKYSYEQMAAAIPASSALIEFVRLPLFNRSLSHEAKYYAFILYPSAQAPELITIGESSFLEKKAISYYHANIRLKRTDKQSYGFFFAPLEESLNSHGVKHLFISADGIYHQISLASLWHPNSEQYLIDLYDITYLSHPTEVLEKESSTKQLRQALLLGYPIYGTEAISLLPGTLQEVLSLNQLFKQSGIQSVLLSKEEANEGNLKRLLKEQQPAIVHIATHGYFLKDVEKESEQILGIQTEKASSNPLLRAGLLLSNCAGAFTQDSLSLSARGEENGILTAYEVTTLPLQNTRLVALSACETALGETQAGEGVYGFQRAFREAGAQSIAMSLWKVDDAATKDLFIRFYGYLLQEQSPHTAFRNAQKNIRKQYPHPYYWAAFVLIGR from the coding sequence ATGAAAGCTAAACTAAGCACCTTGTTTTTCATTTTGGCTTTGCCATGCCTGCTACAAGCACAAATAGACTGGCATAAAGCCAAAGAAAAAATAAAAAAAGGAGTAGAAAAAGTATCAGACCAAAGCATGGAAGACATCATTGCAGAAGGGGTATTCGGTAAAAAACGGGCAAAATATGACTCTCTGAACTTTAGTTTTGCCATTGCCGTAGCCGACCAAACCGGATTTTATGAAGAAAAAGACCTCTTCTATGATTTGGGAATAGACAAACTGGCAGTCAATGCCTTGTTCGGCAATAATAATGCCCAATCTCAACGCACACCTCAACAAGAGTTCGAAGAGGCAGTAAACTTGGCTGAAATTCTTTTGGCTTCCAACAAATACAAATGGGCAGAAGAAAGGCTTCTTTATGCCGAAAAAAACATGCCCTCCAATACGAAAGCCACCCAGAAAGCACGTCTCTACAATGACTTGGGCTTGCTTTATACCACACTTGGTGATTATTCTGCTGCAGAAAGATATTTTGACAAAGCGCTTGCTACGATTACCCGAGAGTTGAGCAAAGAGCACTATCTGTACTATGCCACACAAAACAACTACGCCATTCTACGCTTTCACCAAGCCTATTACCCTGAAGCCCTTAGCCTGATTGAAGACATCGAACAGAAATTGTTGCAAAGCAGCAGGCAACAAATGCCTCAAGCGATTGTGCTGAACAATCACGCTTACATGCTGCATACGCTGGGACTACACAAAGAAGCCCAAGAGCTTTATGCAAAAGCCCTACGCATTGCTGAAGAAAACACGCGAGAAAAAAACACCAACTATCAACGGATACTCATCAACCTCGCGATGCTTTATCAAGAGACCGGGCGCCTGAATGATGCCGCTATCCTTTATGAAAATGCCATCAAAATAAAAGAGAAACAGGGCAAAAAACGCCACCCAGACTATGCCCACCTGCTTACGCTTTATGCCGCCCTGCAATTGCAACTGGACAATATCGCCAATGTAAAAAAACTGCTCACCGAAGCACTTGATATTTATGAAAGGAAATTTGGCAAAGAGCACCCTGCTTATGCCACTGCCCTTGAACAGCTCGGGTGCTTTCAGTTATTCTATGGCGACAAACAGGAAGCCATCGCTTCTTTGAACGAGGTATTAAACATACGCGAAAAGACACAAGGCAAGCAACACCCTGCCTACAATCAAACCAAAGAGTGGTTGGCTATTGCCTACTGGAAAAACGGCATGACAGATAAAGCCGCCAGTATCTATGAAGAAGTGATAGGATGGAATGCCGACTTCATAGGCAAGTTTTTCAACTCTATGAGCACCATCGAGCGAGAACGCTACTGGCAGCAGATGCGCCCAACTTATCTGCGTTTTTTCAATTTTGCTTTTGAACAAAAAAGCCCTGAACTCCTGCGCAAAGCCTATGAAGCATGGGTATCTACCAAAGGAATTTTATTACGAACCAGCGAGAGCATACGAACACGCATTGCCAAAACCCAAGACCCCGACCTTTTAAATCTATACGATGAATGGACCCAAAAGAAAGAAAGGCTCGCCTATTACTATACACTCAGCAAAAGCGAGTTGAAAGAGCAAAAAATAGACATCGAAGCTCTTGAGAAGGATGTAGTCAATATAGAAAGGAAGCTTTCCTCACGCTCACAAGCTTTCGAAGAAATACAAATGAAAAAATACAGCTACGAGCAAATGGCTGCTGCAATACCTGCCAGCAGTGCCTTGATAGAATTTGTGCGCCTGCCGCTGTTCAATCGCTCCCTCTCACATGAAGCAAAATACTATGCTTTTATACTTTACCCTTCGGCACAAGCACCCGAGCTTATCACTATAGGCGAAAGCAGCTTCTTGGAAAAGAAAGCCATAAGTTATTATCATGCCAACATAAGACTCAAGCGCACCGACAAGCAGTCTTACGGCTTTTTCTTTGCTCCTTTGGAAGAAAGTCTTAATAGTCATGGCGTCAAGCATTTGTTTATCAGCGCCGACGGCATCTACCATCAAATCAGTTTGGCAAGCCTGTGGCACCCCAACAGCGAACAATACCTCATAGACCTGTATGATATTACTTATCTTTCACACCCTACCGAAGTATTGGAAAAAGAAAGCAGCACAAAGCAGCTGCGGCAAGCCTTGCTGCTGGGCTACCCTATTTACGGAACCGAGGCAATCAGCCTGCTGCCCGGCACCTTGCAAGAAGTGCTTTCATTGAACCAATTGTTCAAGCAAAGTGGAATACAAAGTGTACTGCTTAGCAAAGAAGAAGCCAACGAGGGCAATCTCAAGCGCCTGCTGAAAGAACAGCAGCCGGCTATCGTCCACATAGCTACTCATGGTTATTTCCTAAAAGACGTGGAAAAAGAAAGTGAACAGATATTGGGTATACAAACAGAAAAAGCCAGCAGCAACCCTCTTTTGCGCGCGGGTTTACTACTAAGCAACTGTGCAGGTGCTTTTACGCAAGACAGCCTCTCGCTTTCGGCGCGGGGCGAAGAAAACGGCATCCTCACTGCCTATGAAGTAACCACCCTACCACTGCAAAACACCCGCTTGGTAGCCCTGAGTGCCTGCGAGACGGCTTTGGGCGAAACACAAGCCGGCGAGGGCGTATATGGCTTTCAGCGTGCCTTCCGCGAAGCTGGCGCCCAAAGTATAGCGATGAGCCTCTGGAAAGTAGACGATGCCGCTACCAAAGACTTATTCATCCGCTTTTATGGCTATTTGCTTCAGGAGCAAAGCCCGCATACAGCATTTCGCAATGCGCAAAAAAACATACGCAAGCAATATCCACATCCCTATTATTGGGCTGCCTTCGTACTTATCGGGCGCTGA
- a CDS encoding glycoside hydrolase family 10 protein: MLIGRFTLWFFLWFASTFFNTSKGQHHSPQKYEFRAVWVATLNNIDWPSRRGLPPEEQRKEFIALLDTLQKYHFNAVIVQIRPTADAFYPSRYEPWSAYLTGTQGEAPYPYYDPLAFMIEEAHKRNIEFHAWFNPYRAVSNLQAAQLHDEHISNKCPAWFFDYNGKKYFNPGIPAVRDYIVTLIKEVAKNYDIDGVHFDDYFYPYQVPEEKIDDYATYLRYNQKQFDNIHDWRRHNVDLLIRAIHDTLQRLKPHIKFGISPIGVWRNASKDSLGSATKIWHASYDALYADTRKWLREGWIDYIAPQLYWSTRSRYGNYDVLVPWWHKNSFGRHVYVGHALYKVDGEDGGDNTWHDPQELPRQLRKKVAYDAIKGSIFFSAKHLYRNPFHILDSLAQYFYRYPALPPPMPWKDSIAAEAPPKLTAHLSRQGVQLQWSTPPLAPDGEPAAYYVLYRFSLAEPIDLSRPDKIVYIGKDEHFIDTGAHDLPAIYVVTACDRLHNESRRYASAVAEPSPVYGSQHAGSTLIPYRKY, translated from the coding sequence ATGCTTATTGGGAGATTTACTCTTTGGTTTTTTTTATGGTTCGCGAGCACCTTTTTCAACACCAGCAAGGGACAACACCACTCTCCGCAAAAGTATGAGTTCCGAGCAGTGTGGGTAGCCACCCTCAACAACATCGACTGGCCCTCACGGCGAGGACTTCCCCCCGAAGAACAACGCAAGGAGTTTATTGCCTTGCTCGACACCCTGCAGAAATACCATTTCAATGCCGTAATTGTGCAAATACGCCCCACTGCCGATGCTTTTTATCCAAGCCGCTACGAGCCTTGGTCTGCCTACCTGACCGGCACACAGGGCGAAGCACCTTACCCCTATTACGACCCTCTGGCGTTCATGATAGAAGAAGCGCACAAGCGCAACATAGAGTTTCATGCATGGTTTAACCCTTACCGTGCGGTATCAAACCTTCAGGCTGCTCAATTGCACGACGAACACATATCGAACAAATGCCCTGCTTGGTTTTTCGATTACAACGGAAAGAAATACTTCAATCCGGGGATACCAGCTGTACGCGACTATATTGTAACGCTTATCAAAGAAGTAGCAAAAAACTATGACATCGATGGTGTACACTTCGATGACTATTTTTACCCCTATCAGGTGCCCGAGGAGAAAATAGACGATTATGCCACTTATCTGCGCTATAACCAAAAGCAGTTTGATAACATTCACGACTGGCGCCGCCATAATGTGGATTTGCTTATTCGGGCGATTCACGACACCCTCCAACGCCTCAAACCGCATATAAAGTTTGGCATCAGCCCCATTGGCGTTTGGCGCAATGCTTCAAAAGACAGCCTCGGCTCCGCTACCAAAATATGGCACGCCTCTTACGATGCCCTCTATGCCGATACCCGCAAGTGGCTCCGTGAAGGATGGATTGACTACATAGCGCCACAACTCTACTGGAGTACCCGCTCGCGCTATGGCAACTACGACGTGCTGGTGCCCTGGTGGCACAAAAACTCTTTTGGTAGGCATGTGTACGTAGGGCACGCCTTATATAAGGTTGACGGGGAAGATGGAGGCGACAACACATGGCATGACCCGCAGGAGCTGCCGCGACAGCTAAGAAAAAAAGTGGCATACGATGCTATCAAAGGCAGTATATTCTTTTCTGCCAAGCACCTTTACCGCAACCCCTTTCATATCTTGGACTCTTTGGCGCAGTACTTCTATCGTTACCCAGCACTGCCTCCCCCCATGCCATGGAAGGACAGCATTGCAGCGGAGGCACCCCCTAAACTGACTGCACATTTGAGCCGGCAAGGCGTGCAGCTGCAGTGGTCCACGCCCCCGCTTGCCCCCGACGGAGAGCCTGCCGCTTATTATGTGCTTTACCGCTTTTCGCTTGCCGAACCCATCGATTTGAGCCGACCGGATAAAATCGTTTACATAGGCAAGGATGAGCACTTTATCGATACTGGTGCCCATGACTTGCCTGCCATCTATGTAGTTACTGCCTGTGACCGTCTGCACAACGAAAGCCGTCGTTATGCTTCGGCAGTAGCCGAACCCTCGCCGGTGTATGGCAGCCAGCATGCGGGCAGCACTCTCATTCCTTACAGAAAATATTGA
- a CDS encoding acyl-CoA dehydrogenase family protein: MIQETMQFQKKVKADLFESPDFYNIDDLLSEEHKMIRQAVRDFVKREISPYIEDWYEKAHFPYEIVRKFGELGVFGPTIPQEYGGGGLDYIAYGLMMQEIERGDSGMRSTASVQGSLVMYPIYKFGSEEQRRKYLPKLASGEWLGCFGLTEPDFGSNPGGMKTHFKDMGDHYLLNGSKMWISNAPMADVAVVWAKNEAGRIKGLIVEKGMEGFSAPEIHGKWSLRASTTGELVFDNVKVPKENLLPGADGLSGPLQCLDSARYGISWGALGAAMDCYDTALRYAKERIQFDKPIAAFQLTQKKLAEMLTEITKAQLICLRLGQLMNEGKATSAQISLAKRNNVEIALRVAREARQILGGMGITNEYPIMRHMMNLESVVTYEGTHDIHLLILGAAITGIPAFK, translated from the coding sequence ATGATTCAGGAAACCATGCAATTTCAAAAAAAGGTAAAAGCAGACCTCTTCGAGTCGCCAGACTTTTACAACATAGACGACCTGCTCAGCGAAGAGCATAAAATGATTCGCCAAGCTGTACGCGACTTCGTAAAGCGCGAAATATCGCCTTACATTGAAGACTGGTATGAAAAGGCGCATTTTCCCTATGAGATTGTGCGCAAGTTTGGCGAGCTGGGGGTGTTTGGTCCTACCATACCACAAGAATATGGCGGAGGTGGACTGGACTACATAGCCTATGGCTTGATGATGCAAGAAATTGAGCGTGGCGACTCGGGCATGCGCTCTACTGCTTCGGTGCAAGGCTCTTTGGTGATGTATCCCATCTATAAATTCGGCTCAGAAGAGCAGCGCCGTAAATACTTGCCCAAGTTGGCATCGGGCGAGTGGCTCGGTTGTTTTGGCTTGACAGAACCCGACTTCGGCTCGAATCCAGGCGGCATGAAGACGCACTTCAAAGACATGGGCGACCATTACCTGCTCAACGGCTCGAAGATGTGGATTTCGAATGCCCCCATGGCTGACGTGGCAGTCGTTTGGGCAAAAAACGAAGCCGGTCGTATCAAAGGTTTAATTGTAGAAAAAGGGATGGAAGGCTTCAGCGCGCCTGAAATACATGGCAAGTGGTCGTTGCGCGCAAGCACCACTGGCGAGCTGGTCTTCGACAACGTGAAGGTGCCCAAGGAAAACCTGTTACCCGGTGCCGATGGCTTGTCTGGACCGCTGCAGTGCCTCGACTCGGCGCGTTACGGCATCTCGTGGGGCGCTTTGGGTGCAGCCATGGACTGCTACGACACCGCCTTGCGCTATGCCAAAGAGCGTATCCAGTTCGACAAGCCCATTGCCGCCTTCCAATTGACTCAAAAGAAATTGGCAGAAATGCTTACAGAAATCACCAAAGCGCAGCTCATATGCTTGCGTTTGGGGCAACTGATGAACGAAGGCAAAGCCACCTCGGCACAGATATCGCTTGCCAAACGCAACAACGTAGAGATTGCCCTGCGTGTTGCCCGTGAAGCGCGCCAGATACTGGGGGGGATGGGCATCACCAATGAATACCCCATCATGCGCCATATGATGAACCTCGAGTCGGTAGTAACCTATGAGGGTACCCACGATATCCACCTATTGATACTGGGCGCCGCCATCACAGGCATACCGGCTTTCAAATAA
- the chrA gene encoding chromate efflux transporter, with protein sequence MRHLRYFIFLRDTLWISLTSFGGPQAHISLFFRQFVDKRRYLSEEELIELNALCQVLPGPTSTQTITAIGYRIGGFPLALLTLFVWTTPTVSFMITAALLLNHLQEQNISLSFTRFIQPMAVGFIAHAALRVSKKIIKTKTALFLMIASAAISSWAYQPWVFPLIILAGGVVTAFKFEKQPKEMHRPLHIRWRYFTLYAGLFAGLALVADLTDSLSLRLLTNFYRLGSLIFGGGQVLVPMMYGEFVKFKHLLSGNEFLTGYAIAQAMPGPTFSFASYVGALAMRHYGPTGSIWGGILAATGIFLPGTFLIFFVIQFWDELKKYRPVRASLEGINATSAGLVIAAAILLFFPLVESPNLRLFWNIFFVIGTFLLLQYSRIPAPLIVVMGLILGFIIKSSGV encoded by the coding sequence ATGCGCCATTTACGGTACTTTATTTTTTTGCGCGACACACTATGGATATCCCTCACTTCTTTTGGAGGACCCCAAGCCCACATCTCTTTGTTTTTTAGGCAGTTTGTGGACAAGCGGCGCTACCTCAGCGAAGAGGAGTTGATAGAGCTGAACGCTTTATGTCAGGTTTTGCCCGGTCCTACTTCTACCCAAACCATCACGGCTATTGGTTATAGAATAGGAGGTTTTCCCCTGGCACTGCTCACCCTTTTTGTGTGGACCACCCCTACCGTTTCGTTTATGATAACAGCAGCACTGCTGCTCAACCACCTGCAAGAACAAAATATTTCACTAAGCTTTACTCGTTTCATTCAACCAATGGCGGTGGGATTCATAGCACATGCGGCTTTGCGCGTCAGCAAGAAAATCATCAAGACCAAAACCGCCCTGTTTTTGATGATAGCCTCAGCAGCCATTTCCTCTTGGGCATATCAACCTTGGGTGTTTCCGCTCATTATACTTGCCGGGGGAGTAGTAACGGCTTTTAAGTTTGAAAAGCAGCCCAAGGAAATGCACCGCCCGTTGCATATCCGTTGGCGTTATTTCACGCTCTATGCGGGTTTATTTGCCGGTTTGGCATTGGTAGCTGACCTTACCGACTCACTCAGCCTGCGCCTACTGACCAACTTCTACCGCTTAGGCTCACTTATCTTTGGCGGTGGTCAGGTATTGGTACCCATGATGTATGGTGAGTTTGTGAAGTTCAAACACCTGCTGAGCGGCAACGAATTTCTGACGGGCTATGCCATAGCCCAAGCCATGCCGGGTCCTACTTTCTCTTTTGCTTCTTATGTGGGAGCGCTGGCTATGCGCCATTACGGACCCACCGGCAGCATCTGGGGTGGGATTCTGGCAGCCACCGGAATTTTTCTACCCGGCACCTTTCTTATCTTTTTTGTCATACAGTTTTGGGATGAGCTGAAAAAATATCGTCCTGTACGTGCCTCGCTAGAAGGCATCAATGCTACCAGTGCCGGTTTGGTGATTGCAGCGGCTATTCTGCTGTTCTTTCCGCTTGTCGAAAGCCCCAATTTGCGCCTTTTTTGGAACATCTTTTTTGTGATAGGTACTTTCTTGCTGCTGCAATATAGCCGCATCCCTGCACCGCTTATCGTGGTGATGGGCTTGATTTTGGGTTTTATCATCAAAAGCTCGGGGGTGTAA